In a single window of the Rhizobiaceae bacterium genome:
- a CDS encoding helix-turn-helix transcriptional regulator produces MITARQSRAARALLGWTQETLADKARVSLTALKRLESHSGLEVYESTRDEVRRAFERAGIVFLNSDQGKGVLLVDAKKEA; encoded by the coding sequence TGATCACCGCCCGACAATCTCGGGCCGCACGCGCGTTGCTGGGTTGGACACAGGAGACGCTCGCTGACAAGGCCCGGGTCTCATTGACCGCTCTCAAGCGCCTCGAATCCCATAGCGGCCTCGAGGTTTACGAGAGCACGCGCGATGAGGTGAGACGGGCTTTCGAGCGCGCCGGCATTGTCTTCCTGAACTCCGACCAGGGCAAGGGAGTGCTGTTGGTCG